One segment of Lachancea thermotolerans CBS 6340 chromosome E complete sequence DNA contains the following:
- the UTP13 gene encoding U3 snoRNA-associated protein UTP13 (highly similar to uniprot|Q05946 Saccharomyces cerevisiae YLR222C UTP13 Nucleolar protein component of the small subunit (SSU) processome containing the U3 snoRNA that is involved in processing of pre-18S rRNA): MDLKSSYSNSELRPFYAGSGAVASVSEDGRLLATSVIDEVNIIELAPTKRVLHRIENDDEQEITALKLTPDGEYLCYVSQAQLLRIYHLRSKRVVRSMKVSSPVYVIDCDPSSTLVALGGTDGSVSVIDIENGYVTHSLKGHGATISSVKFFGELNSTTWRLGSGDTNGVVKVWDLVRRSCLHTIQEHAAAVRGLDFRVSDADDDVLELLSGGRDDIVNLYQLGSTKKVKLVKTIPVHQQIEACGFIHDGEHQDLFYTAGGDAVYQILSLATASVIKKTNKPIEELFIIGVLPILQGSKMYLVLSDQTLFLVDLEASFVEPDTAVVIESKIAGNHGTVADMRFVGPDLKFLALATNSPALRVIPAPDLNAKSIVSDETTAARDHAQDSRDCFPLEVELYEGHTDLLNALDSSEDGKWLATCSKDHTVILWRYSSELEKFKAYAKFTGHAGPVTAVGLPNVMRSAWPEFIITASNDLTIKKWTVPKPGHETAEPHVVKVSDYTRRAHDKDINALSISPNDSTFATASYDKTCKVWDVDSGELQGTLANHKRGLWDVSFCQYDKLLATCSGDKTVKVWSLDTLSVVKTLEGHTNAVQRCSFINKNKQLVSTGADGLIKLWDLSTGECVRTLDAHENRIWALSVLHDGDEFVTADADGVFQFWKDCSEEQEKENLENHKRKVEQDQSLQNYMSQGDWTNAFLLAMTLDHPMRLYRVLESASAQEDGSSDFVFNEELDNVISTLNNEQIILLMKRSRDWNTNASKHAVAQKTIRCILLRHNIAALSDIPGIMNIIDAIIPYTQRHYSRLDGLVEQSYILDYSLVEMDKFM, encoded by the coding sequence ATGGACTTGAAAAGCAGCTATTCCAACTCCGAACTTAGACCTTTCTATGCCGGAAGTGGTGCGGTTGCATCAGTCTCCGAAGATGGGAGACTGCTCGCGACATCTGTGATCGATGAGGTCAACATTATAGAGCTAGCTCCAACTAAACGCGTACTGCATAGAATCGAAAATGACGATGAGCAGGAAATTACAGCCTTGAAGCTTACGCCAGATGGAGAATACCTCTGTTACGTTTCACAGGCGCAGCTCTTGCGCATATATCACTTAAGATCTAAGCGCGTGGTGAGATCAATGAAGGTCTCTTCTCCAGTTTATGTCATTGACTGCGACCCAAGCTCCACTCTCGTGGCTCTTGGTGGAACAGATGGTAGTGTTAGTGTCATTGACATCGAAAACGGTTATGTCACTCATTCTTTGAAAGGACATGGAGCTACTATATCTAGCgtgaagttctttggaGAGCTTAACAGCACAACTTGGAGACTAGGATCTGGCGACACAAACGGTGTTGTTAAGGTTTGGGATTTAGTACGCAGGAGCTGCTTACACACAATTCAGGAGCACGCAGCAGCTGTCAGAGGACTTGATTTCCGTGTTTCGGATGCTGACGACGATGTACTTGAGCTCCTATCTGGTGGTAGAGATGACATTGTCAACCTTTATCAACTTGGCTCTACcaaaaaagtcaagctTGTCAAAACTATCCCAGTGCATCAACAAATTGAAGCATGTGGATTCATTCACGATGGCGAGCACCAGGATCTCTTCTACACAGCAGGAGGGGATGCGGTGTATCAAATTTTGTCGCTAGCTACTGCATCAGTCATTAAAAAGACAAACAAGCCAATTGAGGAACTATTTATAATAGGTGTGCTCCCCATTTTACAAGGCTCAAAGATGTATCTAGTTCTTTCCGATCAAACATTATTCTTGGTTGATTTGGAAGcatcttttgttgagccGGACACTGCTGTTGTCATTGAAAGCAAAATAGCTGGTAATCACGGCACAGTAGCTGATATGAGATTCGTTGGGCCGGACCTGAAATTTTTGGCTTTGGCCACCAATTCGCCTGCTCTTAGAGTTATTCCGGCCCCTGACCTGAACGCAAAAAGCATTGTCAGCGATGAGACAACCGCAGCACGAGACCATGCACAAGATTCTAGAGATTGTTTCccgcttgaagttgagctctATGAGGGTCATACTGACTTGCTCAATGCGTTAGACTCAAGTGAAGATGGAAAATGGCTTGCTACGTGTTCCAAAGACCACACAGTAATACTTTGGAGATACAGCTCGGAACTGGAAAAGTTTAAAGCGTACGCTAAGTTTACAGGACATGCAGGCCCAGTTACTGCAGTGGGGTTGCCAAATGTGATGAGAAGTGCGTGGCCTGAATTTATTATAACGGCTTCAAATGATTTGACAATCAAAAAATGGACCGTGCCTAAGCCTGGGCACGAGACTGCCGAGCCACATGTCGTGAAAGTGTCAGACTACACACGCAGGGCCCACGACAAAGATATCAATGCCCTTTCCATCTCGCCTAACGACTCAACCTTCGCAACAGCTTCATATGACAAGACCTGTAAGGTTTGGGATGTTGATAGCGGAGAGCTTCAAGGAACGCTAGCAAACCACAAGCGTGGACTGTGGGACGTCTCTTTCTGTCAATACGACAAACTTCTGGCTACGTGCTCGGGTGACAAAACTGTCAAAGTCTGGTCACTGGACACCTTGTCAGTTGTCAAGACTCTGGAAGGCCACACAAATGCTGTACAAAGGTGTTCattcatcaacaaaaacaagcagcTTGTAAGCACTGGAGCAGACGGGCTAATTAAGTTATGGGACCTATCTACTGGAGAATGTGTCCGCACCTTAGACGCTCATGAAAACAGAATTTGGGCGCTGAGTGTTTTGCATGATGGTGACGAATTTGTTACAGCAGATGCTGACGGTGTCTTCcaattttggaaagatTGTAgcgaagaacaagagaaagagaactTAGAAAATCACAAACGGAAGGTTGAGCAAGATCAATCGCTCCAGAACTACATGTCGCAAGGCGACTGGACGAACGCTTTCTTGTTGGCGATGACCCTGGATCATCCCATGCGACTATATCGGGTTTTGGAGAGCGCCTCTGCCCAGGAAGATGGCAGTTCCGACTTCgttttcaatgaagagcttgataatGTTATCAGCACCTTGAACAACGAGCAGATCATTCTTCTGATGAAAAGAAGTAGGGACTGGAACACGAATGCATCAAAGCACGCTGTGGCTCAGAAGACAATTCGTTGCATTCTTTTGCGTCACAATATCGCGGCTTTGAGTGATATTCCCGGAATAATGAACATTATAGACGCCATAATCCCTTATACTCAAAGACACTACTCCAGACTTGACGGCCTGGTTGAGCAAAGTTATATTTTGGATTACTCGCTGGTGGAAATGGATAAATTCATGTAA
- the RSA3 gene encoding Rsa3p (some similarities with uniprot|Q05942 Saccharomyces cerevisiae YLR221C RSA3 Protein with a likely role in ribosomal maturation required for accumulation of wild-type levels of large (60S) ribosomal subunits binds to the helicase Dbp6p in pre-60S ribosomal particles in the nucleolus), giving the protein MSLEERNPARNSGKRTRRSKKRRTAESSDSESSSSSSSGSESEHEQYEQNLPNNDGQLEISDVELSDVEEKDENTKSEVLGKETKKLLNQIPFTTTELSNGSAKNINNIDLSKIQRTIEDAQEKVSLSKDEGQLKNAYLNLLFKHYGEDVNSLREAPDFTPKSLVLIANVLKDGAHMFDIDTLRTVMESEQ; this is encoded by the coding sequence ATGTCGTTGGAGGAACGCAACCCGGCCAGGAATTCTGGAAAAAGGACTAGAAGGAgtaagaaaagaagaacggCTGAATCCTCTGATTCTGAatcctcgtcttcgtcgtcatctGGATCTGAGTCTGAACATGAACAGTATGAGCAAAACTTGCCAAACAACGATGGCCAGCTTGAAATCTCGGACGTGGAGTTGTCTGAtgtggaagaaaaggaTGAGAACACCAAGAGCGAAGTTTTGGGGAAagagaccaagaagctgcttaATCAAATTCCTTTCACTACCACTGAGCTTTCAAATGGAAGtgccaaaaacatcaacaacataGACCTTTCCAAGATTCAACGTACAATCGAAGATGCGCAAGAAAAAGTATCACTGTCAAAGGATGAAGGACAACTGAAAAACGCATATTTAAATCTGCTGTTCAAACATTATGGCGAGGATGTCAACTCGTTGAGAGAAGCTCCAGACTTCACTCCCAAGTCACTGGTGCTAATAGCTaacgttttgaaggatgGAGCTCACATGTTCGACATAGATACCTTAAGAACTGTGATGGAATCTGAACAGTAG
- the CCC1 gene encoding Ccc1p (similar to uniprot|P47818 Saccharomyces cerevisiae YLR220W CCC1 Functions in the homeostasis of both calcium and manganese ions Possible transmembrane Ca2 transporter), translating into MSIVAIKNAVVNLVSKKSENAPLLSNDDNADTSYGSSSNTDEERGKLEDKREERKGGIFGSVDPRLMSDLIIGLSDGLTVPFALTAGLSSLGDSKLVITGGFAELISGAISMGLGGYLGAKSESDYFHAEVKKEKRKFYNNMNLINHEIEDILLEINPEFSDETIISFIKDLQKSPELMVDFIIRYGRGLEEPADNRQTTSALTIGGGYFAGGFVPLIPYFFVKEVGSGLIISIILMSITLFWFGYIKAAISMSDSCTVRKKIGEGFQMMAVGGIAAGAAWFMVRVIDN; encoded by the coding sequence ATGTCAATTGTTGCCATTAAGAACGCGGTGGTCAACCTGGtaagcaagaagagcgagaacGCGCCGCTCCTTTCCAATGATGATAACGCGGACACGTCCTACGGGTCCTCCAGCAATACAGACGAGGAGCGTGGCAAGCTCGAAGATAAGCGCGAGGAGAGAAAAGGTGGGATTTTCGGCTCGGTCGATCCCAGGCTTATGAGCGATCTAATCATCGGGCTGAGTGACGGGCTCACTGTGCCTTTTGCGCTGACCGCGGGGTTGTCGTCTCTGGGGGATTCCAAACTCGTAATCACTGGTGGTTTCGCCGAACTGATCTCCGGAGCCATTTCCATGGGGCTCGGTGGCTACCTAGGCGCCAAGAGCGAATCGGACTACTTCCACGCCGAGGTtaagaaagagaagcgcAAGTTCTACAACAATATGAATTTGATAAACCACGAAATCGAGGATATCCTGTTAGAGATCAATCCCGAATTCTCAGACGAAACTATCATATCTTTTATCAAGGATCTGCAAAAATCCCCAGAGCTGATGGTCGACTTCATAATCAGGTATGGCCGCGGACTCGAAGAGCCGGCCGATAACAGGCAAACCACCAGTGCTTTGACCATCGGTGGCGGCTACTTCGCGGGCGGCTTCGTTCCTCTGATTCCGTATTTCTTTGTGAAGGAGGTGGGGTCTGGCCTTATTATCTCCATAATATTAATGTCCATTACGCTGTTCTGGTTTGGCTACATTAAAGCTGCCATATCAATGAGCGATAGCTGTACGGTAAGGAAGAAAATCGGTGAAGGTTTCCAGATGATGGCCGTTGGCGGAATAGCCGCAGGCGCCGCATGGTTTATGGTTAGGGTCATTGACAACTGA
- the HTB1 gene encoding histone H2B (similar to uniprot|P02293 Saccharomyces cerevisiae YDR224C HTB1 One of two nearly identical (see HTB2) histone H2B subtypes required for chromatin assembly and chromosome function Rad6p-Bre1p-Lge1p mediated ubiquitination regulates transcriptional activation meiotic DSB formation and H3 methylation and similar to YBL002W uniprot|P02294 Saccharomyces cerevisiae YBL002W HTB2 One of two nearly identical (see HTB2) histone H2B subtypes required for chromatin assembly and chromosome function; Rad6p-Bre1p-Lge1p mediated ubiquitination regulates transcriptional activation, meiotic DSB formation and H3 methylation), with product MSAKAEKKPASKAPAEKKPAAKKTASSVDASKKRTKVRKETYSSYIYKVLKQTHPDTGISQKSMSILNSFVNDIFERIASEASKLAAYNKKSTISAREIQTAVRLILPGELAKHAVSEGTRAVTKYSSSTQA from the coding sequence ATGTCTGCCAAAGCCGAGAAAAAGCCAGCCTCCAAGGCCCCAgctgagaagaagccaGCTGCTAAGAAGACCGCTTCCTCCGTCGACGCcagcaagaagagaacCAAGGTCAGAAAGGAGACTTACTCCTCTTACATCTACAAGGTGCTGAAACAAACTCACCCAGACACCGGTATCTCACAAAAGTCTATGTCGATTCTGAACTCGTTCGTCAACGACATTTTCGAGAGAATCGCCTCTGAGGCCTCCAAGCTAGCGGCTTACAACAAGAAGTCTACCATCTCCGCCAGAGAGATCCAGACCGCTGTCAGACTGATCCTGCCTGGTGAATTGGCCAAGCACGCTGTGTCCGAAGGTACCAGAGCCGTGACCAAGTACTCGTCCTCCACCCAGGCTTAA
- the HTA1 gene encoding histone H2A (similar to uniprot|P04911 Saccharomyces cerevisiae YDR225W HTA1 One of two nearly identical (see also HTA2) histone H2A subtypes core histone required for chromatin assembly and chromosome function DNA damage- dependent phosphorylation by Mec1p facilitates DNA repair acetylated by Nat4p and similar to YBL003C uniprot|P04912 Saccharomyces cerevisiae YBL003C HTA2 One of two nearly identical (see also HTA1) histone H2A subtypes; core histone required for chromatin assembly and chromosome function; DNA damage-dependent phosphorylation by Mec1p facilitates DNA repair; acetylated by Nat4p) — protein MSGKGGKAGSAAKASQSRSAKAGLTFPVGRVHRLLRRGNYAQRVGSGAPVYLTAVLEYLAAEILELAGNAARDNKKTRIIPRHLQLAIRNDDELNKLLGNVTIAQGGVLPNIHQNLLPKKSGKPGKESQEL, from the coding sequence ATGTCCGGTAAAGGTGGTAAAGCTGGTTCTGCTGCTAAGGCTTCTCAATCTAGATCTGCTAAGGCTGGTCTGACCTTCCCAGTGGGTAGAGTCCACAGACTTCTGAGAAGAGGTAACTACGCCCAGAGAGTTGGTTCCGGTGCTCCAGTCTACTTGACTGCTGTTTTGGAGTACTTGGCCGCCGAAATTTTGGAATTGGCTGGTAACGCCGCCAGAGacaacaagaagaccagAATTATCCCACGTCACTTGCAGTTGGCCATCAGAAATGATGACGAGCTGAACAAGCTGCTGGGCAATGTCACCATTGCCCAAGGTGGTGTTTTGCCAAACATTCACCAAAACTTGCTGCCCAAGAAGTCCGGGAAGCCTGGAAAGGAGTCCCAAGAGCTGTGA
- the MSC3 gene encoding Msc3p (weakly similar to uniprot|Q7LIF4 Saccharomyces cerevisiae YLR219W MSC3 Protein of unknown function green fluorescent protein (GFP)-fusion protein localizes to the cell periphery msc3 mutants are defective in directing meiotic recombination events to homologous chromatids potential Cdc28p substrate) has product MVLGIHRKPQKKPDLSRYDYHYQQKDSTGGGHALSAAAAGAAGRSRSLVHPPARANHGVSGTPYTRSYSMRHPSSNGTSRRRPATNGALGSRTSSLLGSAGQTRRAVSGPTTGSRTNSLASPSRSITVKTTEVRDPMGRTQSITRQTVRKINGYEYVETTTTSTTTSPLGDAERHFDEFTSDFTHGETLEEEDNEDGDAENDEDGTEYSDAIDVLPSPPPQRAQRQASPREAKPKRSALPRKALTEQEQYAKALAAAQRKVYGDRAEQKVAAGSMGPTGTSGRKSRRVSSLRDPVVPSEPARHEGPAPGSTRRNTMRRSFSQVISPSRRTEAPADAPVPSPQTQPQRRMNDDEIYAKALEIARKKFAADSMEEPREIPEAQSAQKPDLYQEAPVSTQQPASDAAQRGPPRSRVKSFFSKVAQFSQENYGYQDKKNEPVANASTQASRPAGTGSSAQAEPQTSTLYSMDSNVSRRSMRGSASGPLQSSAVSSEPVRIAAATPPETEETVPAPQVMKATTANSSPAATGPVPTKQVKVGFFQRLFKRSR; this is encoded by the coding sequence ATGGTTCTTGGTATTCACAGGAAGCCGCAGAAGAAGCCGGACCTATCACGCTATGACTACCACTATCAGCAGAAAGATAGTACGGGTGGGGGGCATGCCCTCTCCGCGGCAGCGGCCGGTGCTGCAGGGCGCAGTCGCTCGCTAGTTCACCCTCCTGCCAGAGCAAATCACGGTGTGTCCGGCACACCTTACACTCGCAGCTACAGTATGCGACACCCGAGTAGCAATGGCACCAGCCGCAGGCGTCCAGCTACGAACGGCGCATTGGGATCCAGGACTAGCTCCCTTTTGGGCTCCGCAGGGCAGACACGCCGTGCTGTTTCTGGGCCCACTACCGGCTCTAGAACCAACTCGCTCGCAAGCCCAAGCCGCTCTATTACGGTCAAAACTACGGAGGTTAGAGACCCCATGGGGCGGACGCAATCCATCACTCGCCAAACCGTGCGCAAAATTAATGGTTACGAGTACGTTGAAACCACAACCACCAGCACCACCACGAGCCCTCTTGGTGATGCCGAGCGGCACTTTGACGAGTTTACTTCAGACTTCACCCATGGTGAAACccttgaggaagaagacaaTGAGGATGGTGACGCTGAAAACGACGAGGACGGCACTGAATACAGCGATGCAATTGATGTCTTGCCTTCTCCGCCGCCACAGCGTGCACAGCGCCAGGCTTCCCCCCGCGAAGCTAAACCCAAGAGATCAGCTTTGCCCCGGAAGGCCTTAACAGAGCAAGAGCAGTACGCCAAGGCGCTAGCAGCTGCCCAGCGCAAGGTGTACGGTGACCGCGCTGAGCAGAAGGTGGCTGCGGGATCAATGGGGCCTACAGGAACTTCGGGGCGCAAATCAAGGCGCGTGAGTTCGCTTAGAGACCCTGTGGTACCAAGTGAGCCGGCGAGACACGAAGGGCCTGCACCTGGCTCAACCCGGAGGAACACTATGCGGAGAAGTTTTTCTCAAGTAATTTCCCCCTCAAGGCGCACAGAGGCCCCAGCGGACGCTCCTGTACCAAGCCCTCAAACGCAGCCCCAGCGCAGAATGAACGATGACGAGATATACGCGAAAGCGTTGGAGATTGCTCGCAAAAAGTTCGCAGCTGATTCAATGGAGGAACCTAGGGAAATTCCTGAGGCTCAGAGCGCCCAGAAACCGGACTTATACCAGGAAGCCCCGGTGTCAACACAGCAGCCTGCTAGTGATGCGGCGCAGCGAGGGCCCCCTCGGTCAAGGGTCAAAAGTTTCTTTAGCAAGGTGGCTCAGTTCAGCCAAGAGAATTATGGCTACCAGGACAAGAAAAACGAGCCTGTAGCGAATGCTTCTACGCAAGCGTCGCGACCCGCTGGAACCGGGTCGTCTGCGCAGGCCGAGCCTCAGACATCGACTTTGTATTCTATGGATTCCAATGTTTCGCGACGAAGCATGCGGGGGTCTGCTTCGGGGCCCCTACAAAGCAGCGCTGTCTCTTCTGAACCCGTGCGTATAGCCGCCGCAACCCCACCAGAAACTGAGGAGACCGTTCCTGCGCCGCAAGTCATGAAGGCCACCACCGCAAACTCGAGCCCGGCCGCAACTGGCCCCGTGCCCACGAAACAGGTAAAAGTGGGCTTTTTTCAGAGACTATTCAAGCGCTCGCGCTAA